Proteins encoded by one window of Cellvibrio sp. KY-GH-1:
- a CDS encoding putative metalloprotease CJM1_0395 family protein, which translates to MISNSLPSSYANTVAPYAPLGRAAVGQEDTELKSSSFKPTEQLAESVHSQNRRLPDERPNDEVEQDRQAALSQERRANSGRTEEELKTEQKQIQDLAARDREVRAHEQAHAAVAGQYAGSPTYSFVRGPDGVSYAVGGSVEVDTSPIPGDPEATLRKAQQLRRAANAPAEPSSQDGRVAAQAAKMELEARAELRAKEAAEAEEQNSLRGDDVKKEDESQAAGSAGDAELARREREEERIAQDENRLQREQLEFEEEQRLLDQRQARAELFNESTRRNIDINRRLIEIGVFADNNAVGSFLNKTV; encoded by the coding sequence GTGATCAGTAATTCGCTTCCTTCCAGTTATGCCAATACCGTTGCGCCCTATGCGCCGCTCGGGCGGGCTGCTGTTGGTCAAGAGGATACTGAACTTAAATCCTCCTCCTTTAAGCCCACTGAGCAGTTGGCTGAATCCGTGCACTCACAGAATCGCCGCTTGCCGGATGAACGCCCTAATGATGAGGTTGAGCAGGATCGCCAGGCTGCGTTGTCGCAGGAGCGACGCGCCAACTCGGGGCGCACCGAAGAAGAACTCAAAACCGAGCAAAAGCAAATTCAGGATTTGGCGGCGCGTGATCGCGAAGTGCGCGCCCACGAGCAAGCCCATGCTGCGGTTGCCGGTCAGTATGCCGGTAGCCCGACCTACAGTTTTGTGCGCGGGCCCGATGGCGTTAGCTATGCCGTCGGCGGGTCTGTAGAAGTGGATACCAGTCCAATTCCGGGGGATCCGGAGGCCACCCTGCGCAAGGCTCAGCAGTTGCGCCGCGCGGCTAACGCCCCTGCGGAGCCTTCGTCGCAAGATGGACGTGTTGCTGCTCAGGCGGCCAAAATGGAGTTGGAGGCGCGCGCGGAATTGCGCGCAAAAGAGGCGGCCGAAGCCGAAGAGCAAAATAGCCTGCGCGGCGATGATGTTAAAAAAGAGGATGAGTCGCAGGCGGCAGGCTCAGCCGGTGACGCCGAGCTTGCCCGTCGCGAGCGTGAAGAGGAGCGTATCGCTCAGGATGAAAATCGATTGCAGCGCGAACAGTTGGAGTTTGAAGAAGAGCAGCGACTGTTGGATCAGCGTCAGGCGCGCGCGGAGCTGTTTAATGAATCTACTCGCCGCAATATCGATATTAATCGGCGCTTGATTGAGATAGGTGTGTTTGCCGATAACAATGCCGTCGGTAGCTTTCTGAATAAAACCGTTTAA
- a CDS encoding DUF2459 domain-containing protein gives MMQVFCRLLAYALLLLQFACSSLPDTKKIPSQHASQQIHFIYREWHTSILLPAEAVRAHSRFLQAEAQGTQYIRVGWGDGDYFTGKNKSFGTATKALFLSQYSALQVLSYGRSPFADIPAETRVPLAITEPGLRQLIRYIDDSFVLDSVQQPIPLQAYGEGVGHFYQAQGRYGLFSNCNTWSGRALQAAGLPVRSRLQLTAQSVFEQAKAISDFQQRNGRPSSE, from the coding sequence ATGATGCAGGTTTTTTGTCGTCTATTGGCATATGCATTATTGCTGCTGCAATTTGCGTGCAGCTCGCTGCCGGATACTAAAAAAATCCCCTCGCAACATGCATCGCAACAAATTCATTTTATCTACCGCGAATGGCACACGAGTATATTATTGCCTGCGGAAGCAGTGCGTGCGCATAGCCGGTTTCTGCAGGCAGAAGCGCAGGGCACGCAATATATTCGTGTTGGCTGGGGCGATGGTGATTACTTTACCGGCAAGAATAAAAGTTTCGGCACGGCAACCAAGGCGTTATTCCTTTCCCAATATTCTGCGCTGCAGGTCCTTAGCTACGGGCGATCGCCCTTTGCGGATATTCCTGCCGAAACCCGTGTTCCCTTGGCGATTACCGAGCCGGGTTTGCGCCAGTTGATTCGCTATATCGATGATTCATTTGTGTTGGATAGCGTGCAACAGCCGATACCGCTGCAAGCCTATGGCGAAGGGGTTGGGCATTTTTATCAAGCGCAAGGCCGCTATGGTTTGTTTAGCAACTGCAATACCTGGAGTGGGCGCGCGCTGCAGGCGGCAGGTTTGCCGGTGCGCAGCCGGTTGCAGTTAACAGCCCAGAGTGTGTTTGAGCAGGCCAAGGCAATATCTGATTTCCAGCAGCGTAACGGTCGCCCGTCCTCCGAATAA
- the bioD gene encoding dethiobiotin synthase, with protein MAKKQFFIAGTDTNVGKTLVAAGLLLVAKKQGLRTAALKPVAAGCEKTEAGLRNEDALMLQSVMTEPLVYEQINPIALQAAIAPHIAAQREKRVLSADRIAGFCRGSLMQADFTLVEGAGGWRVPLNPRETMADLVRTLQLPVILVVGVRLGCINHALLTIEAIRNDGLALVGWVANCVDADMPVLQENIDSLRARIPAPCLGVVPWLSAPTPEQVADVVDQAVFAAALLKS; from the coding sequence ATGGCAAAGAAGCAATTTTTTATCGCAGGCACCGACACCAATGTGGGTAAAACCTTGGTGGCGGCTGGCTTGTTGTTGGTGGCAAAAAAGCAGGGCTTGCGCACAGCGGCGTTAAAGCCGGTGGCGGCTGGTTGCGAAAAAACTGAAGCCGGGTTGCGCAATGAAGATGCGCTGATGTTGCAGTCGGTGATGACCGAACCGCTGGTCTATGAGCAGATAAATCCCATCGCGTTGCAGGCGGCCATCGCACCGCATATTGCCGCACAGCGTGAGAAGCGTGTGTTATCGGCAGATCGCATTGCCGGTTTTTGTCGTGGCAGTTTAATGCAGGCGGATTTTACGCTGGTAGAAGGTGCGGGCGGCTGGCGCGTGCCCTTAAATCCGCGCGAAACCATGGCAGATCTTGTGCGCACATTGCAATTACCGGTTATTCTCGTGGTAGGTGTGCGTTTGGGGTGCATTAATCACGCGCTGTTAACTATTGAGGCGATTCGCAATGATGGTTTGGCACTTGTCGGTTGGGTTGCCAACTGCGTAGATGCCGATATGCCAGTGTTGCAGGAAAATATCGACAGCTTGCGCGCGCGTATTCCTGCGCCTTGCCTGGGGGTTGTGCCATGGTTGTCTGCACCTACTCCTGAACAAGTTGCTGATGTTGTTGATCAGGCGGTTTTTGCGGCGGCACTGCTGAAATCATGA
- the bioC gene encoding malonyl-ACP O-methyltransferase BioC — translation MINLVLLHGWGGDSRTWQPLLPALEKIARVTALDLPGFGGSSVLETFSLESLLEKIAAQLPDGSVVLGWSLGAMLGVQLAARYPDKVRALIAVAANAKFVASNDYPTAMPDVVNRKFNLSFAQDAQASLKFFYGLMAQGDNAERQLLKSLRKLMPEAVTDNWLPALELLRDLDNRAALAELRQPVLHLLADKDALVPVAAASAIATINSAHKLIVIAQASHAVHWSQPEKVAAEIEQFLRKSFPANLMLDKRKVAQSFGRAAPTYDSVAQLQRDVGKHLLQYLPVAVEENARVLDLGSGTGFFTRQLASRFDPACVIGLDIAEGMLQFARAQSPAHRIHWLCGDAEHLPLGSNSLDLLFSSLAIQWCSDLPQLLREMARVLKPGASMHIATLGPNTLHELKSAWQQVDNYVHVNHFYPQDELRLAAVAADLAIEHFAVEQRVMFFERLTELTRELKALGAHNINSGKPEGLTGRSRVAAFKSAYEQFRDERGLPATYEVFYLSVRKKNH, via the coding sequence ATGATTAATCTGGTGCTCTTGCATGGTTGGGGTGGCGACAGTCGCACCTGGCAACCCTTATTGCCCGCATTGGAAAAAATCGCACGGGTCACCGCGCTGGATTTACCCGGCTTCGGTGGCTCATCGGTATTGGAAACATTTTCACTGGAATCGCTACTCGAAAAAATTGCCGCGCAATTACCTGATGGGTCGGTAGTTCTTGGGTGGTCGCTTGGTGCCATGTTGGGGGTGCAATTGGCGGCGCGCTATCCTGACAAAGTGCGTGCGCTTATCGCTGTCGCAGCCAATGCAAAATTCGTGGCGAGCAATGATTATCCAACCGCTATGCCGGATGTCGTCAATCGCAAATTTAATTTGTCGTTCGCGCAGGATGCTCAGGCATCGCTGAAGTTTTTTTATGGGCTGATGGCGCAAGGCGATAATGCTGAGCGTCAATTGTTAAAAAGCCTGCGCAAATTAATGCCTGAGGCTGTCACGGATAATTGGTTGCCGGCGCTGGAGTTATTGCGTGATCTGGATAATCGAGCTGCCTTGGCTGAATTGCGCCAGCCAGTACTGCACTTGCTGGCCGACAAGGATGCGCTGGTTCCTGTGGCGGCGGCCAGTGCAATTGCCACGATTAATTCTGCTCATAAATTGATAGTTATTGCGCAGGCGTCCCATGCGGTGCATTGGAGTCAGCCGGAAAAAGTGGCGGCAGAAATTGAACAGTTTTTGCGTAAAAGTTTTCCGGCCAATTTAATGTTGGATAAGCGAAAAGTAGCCCAGTCGTTCGGGCGAGCCGCGCCCACCTATGATTCGGTGGCGCAGTTGCAACGCGATGTTGGCAAACATTTGCTGCAATATTTGCCGGTTGCCGTGGAAGAAAATGCTCGCGTCTTGGATCTTGGGTCGGGTACTGGTTTTTTTACCCGACAACTCGCGAGTCGTTTTGATCCTGCCTGTGTTATTGGTTTGGATATTGCCGAAGGAATGTTGCAATTTGCGCGCGCGCAATCACCGGCGCACAGGATTCACTGGTTGTGTGGTGATGCCGAACATTTGCCACTGGGGAGCAACAGCCTGGATCTGTTATTTTCAAGTCTGGCCATCCAGTGGTGTTCCGATTTGCCGCAATTGTTGCGCGAAATGGCGCGCGTGTTAAAGCCGGGTGCATCCATGCATATAGCAACACTCGGCCCCAATACGCTACATGAATTAAAATCTGCCTGGCAGCAGGTAGATAATTACGTTCATGTTAACCATTTTTATCCGCAAGATGAATTGCGCCTCGCCGCCGTCGCTGCTGATCTTGCGATTGAGCATTTTGCGGTGGAGCAGCGGGTGATGTTCTTTGAGCGCTTGACGGAACTGACACGCGAATTAAAAGCACTGGGCGCGCACAATATTAATTCTGGCAAGCCAGAGGGGTTGACGGGGCGCTCGCGTGTCGCCGCGTTTAAATCAGCCTATGAGCAATTTCGCGATGAGCGCGGTTTGCCGGCAACTTACGAAGTATTTTATTTATCGGTACGCAAGAAAAATCATTAA
- the bioF gene encoding 8-amino-7-oxononanoate synthase: MSAHLDQTLAPLLAERRAAHLYRTRKTLQSPQTPEVIVDGKKYLAFCSNDYLGLANHPEVINALAESAKQFGVGSGASHLVAGHSSEHHALEEELAAFTGRDRALLFSTGYMANMGAITALVGQGDAVFEDRLNHASLLDAGLLSGARFQRFLHNDLNNLQARLDKTEAGRKLIVVDGVFSMDGDCAPLPELAALAQKNDAWLMVDDAHGFGCLGKNGSGSAEHFGLTQNQLPILMGTLGKAAGSFGAFIAGSETLIESLIQFARPYIYTTAMPPAVAAATRASLRLIQTEHWRREHLNQLIAHFRRGAFAMGLQLMDSFSPIQPIVIGDEAKTLAIAEQLAERGILIVAIRPPTVPVGGSRLRITFSAQHTFAQVDQLLGVLGDVMSREMSDVPHD, translated from the coding sequence ATGTCTGCTCATCTTGATCAAACCCTCGCTCCACTTCTTGCTGAACGCCGTGCGGCACATTTGTATCGCACCCGCAAAACCCTGCAATCACCGCAAACACCGGAAGTGATTGTTGATGGGAAAAAATATCTCGCTTTCTGTAGTAATGATTATCTCGGGCTGGCCAATCATCCCGAGGTGATAAATGCACTGGCGGAATCCGCTAAACAATTTGGTGTAGGCAGCGGGGCATCGCATCTGGTCGCTGGGCACTCGAGCGAACACCATGCACTGGAAGAAGAGTTGGCCGCCTTTACCGGGCGCGACCGGGCGTTACTATTTTCCACCGGCTACATGGCCAATATGGGCGCAATTACTGCGCTGGTGGGGCAGGGCGATGCGGTGTTTGAGGATCGCTTAAACCACGCGAGCCTATTGGACGCGGGCTTGCTAAGCGGTGCTCGCTTTCAGCGCTTTTTACACAATGATTTAAATAATTTACAGGCGCGTTTGGATAAAACTGAAGCTGGGCGTAAATTAATTGTGGTAGATGGCGTATTCAGTATGGATGGTGACTGTGCCCCCTTGCCAGAGCTCGCAGCGCTCGCGCAAAAAAATGATGCATGGTTAATGGTGGATGACGCCCACGGTTTTGGATGTTTGGGAAAAAACGGTTCTGGCTCTGCTGAGCATTTTGGTTTAACGCAAAACCAATTGCCGATTTTAATGGGTACGCTCGGGAAAGCTGCCGGCAGCTTTGGAGCATTTATTGCCGGCAGTGAAACGCTGATCGAAAGTCTGATTCAATTTGCACGCCCTTACATCTATACAACGGCTATGCCACCTGCGGTCGCCGCTGCAACGCGCGCGAGTTTGCGGTTGATTCAAACGGAACACTGGCGACGTGAACATCTTAACCAATTGATTGCCCATTTCCGACGCGGTGCTTTTGCAATGGGTTTGCAATTGATGGATTCATTTTCACCCATCCAGCCTATCGTTATTGGCGATGAAGCAAAAACGCTGGCGATTGCTGAGCAATTAGCGGAGCGCGGTATTTTAATTGTTGCGATTCGCCCACCGACAGTGCCTGTTGGTGGATCGCGCCTGCGCATTACGTTTTCGGCGCAGCACACTTTTGCGCAGGTGGATCAATTGCTCGGCGTATTGGGTGATGTGATGAGTCGCGAAATGAGTGATGTGCCACATGATTAA